CGGAGATCATGCAATTCACGATCCGCATGCGCGATGAGAGGCAGACGCAGATAAGAGACCAGGGTGCGGAACCAGTGACGTATCATCTCAGCCCTCCGCCAGATTGGATTTCAGAACCAGACCGATCGCATCGACCAGATGAGACCAGGACTGGACTTCGGTTTTGAGTTGCGCGCGGCCGACAGCCGTCAGTTGATAATATTTCGCCCGCCGATTACTTTCAGATAAGCCCCATTTTGATTGGATCCAGCCTCGTTTCTGCATCCGATGCAAGGCCGGATAGAGCGAACCTTCTTCAATCTCCAGGGCGCCTTTTGTGGTAACCTGAATCCACTTCGCCACGCCATACCCGTGCCGCGACTGCGCAAGCAGGCTTTTCAGGATCAGCATATCCAGCGTTCCC
The sequence above is a segment of the Gimesia algae genome. Coding sequences within it:
- a CDS encoding PadR family transcriptional regulator, whose amino-acid sequence is MAKKQKADLLQGTLDMLILKSLLAQSRHGYGVAKWIQVTTKGALEIEEGSLYPALHRMQKRGWIQSKWGLSESNRRAKYYQLTAVGRAQLKTEVQSWSHLVDAIGLVLKSNLAEG